One genomic window of Deinococcus peraridilitoris DSM 19664 includes the following:
- a CDS encoding MHYT domain-containing protein yields MHPVTGQDDPQLVLLSILIACLASCATLSVAARVQPNLLRLLVPHLLFSPIVMAVGIWSMHFTGMLALKLPTPVAYDPLTVVLSALAGMIGAVLALRPVVPLAPWIFDPSAPGWRLPVTTGEAAPRVPSCSGAGRSLQHDAQRSFQFIMTAWTRFAEPSSSP; encoded by the coding sequence ATGCACCCCGTAACGGGTCAGGACGATCCGCAGCTCGTCCTGCTCTCCATCCTCATCGCTTGCCTGGCATCCTGCGCCACGCTCAGCGTCGCCGCCCGCGTGCAGCCCAACCTCCTGCGTCTGCTGGTCCCACACCTGCTCTTCAGCCCCATCGTCATGGCGGTCGGCATCTGGTCGATGCACTTCACCGGCATGCTCGCCCTCAAACTCCCCACGCCCGTCGCGTACGATCCCCTCACTGTGGTCCTGTCCGCGCTGGCCGGAATGATCGGCGCGGTCCTGGCGTTGCGACCCGTCGTGCCCCTGGCCCCGTGGATCTTTGATCCGTCAGCACCGGGCTGGAGGTTACCCGTGACGACAGGAGAGGCGGCTCCCCGTGTGCCGTCCTGTTCGGGAGCCGGCAGAAGCCTCCAACACGATGCCCAGCGGTCCTTCCAGTTCATCATGACCGCCTGGACGAGATTCGCCGAACCCTCGTCATCCCCATGA
- a CDS encoding ATP-binding protein — MSEPHHHTDQPPTGDAAQVDALLALSEKLALNEREQAALLAHQALTLADQLLDEPRGAQAALRLATLEWRLSRHDSAMQHASDALTRFRRLGDAEHEAWSLRLLGNIHGVQSQYVPATEYLQAAAALSRETNNRACLASCLNNLGIIADELGDYATALEHLFEALQMYDEHDRDVPITLNNISSQYRQLGQFDRAMHFHQQTLELARSGQEHPLIATFVHNMAETLRRHRRGEQAQPLLQEALMLARQASDRQTEMLALDSLGLIQQEQGEEELARGVFEQGLSIASTVNHPLAEVKLLMHHAATLGPGGAVEQLERALALAVRAGLKAEELEVHDLLVSAHHQPGNLAAAFDHLKRARTLERELFNEEQDRRVQALHIQYDLRSARELAEAQRVLNEQLLRANEELDAFTSTVSHDLRAPLRHIISFSAVLRRVLGEDLPERALKPLGVIESSAARMNVLTDALLSFARTSRQPLQVQDVNLHVLLDDAREDLHLGVTAQRVQWRVESLPVVRGDPVLLRQVLVNLLSNAVKYSAERDTPVVSVTAEEAPGEVVLTVQDNGVGFDPRHADKLFGMFSRLHQASTFEGTGIGLATAKRIVERHGGRIWAESTPGHGAVFHLSLPKGTQA, encoded by the coding sequence ATGTCTGAACCCCACCATCACACCGACCAGCCACCAACTGGGGACGCCGCTCAGGTCGACGCGCTTCTGGCGCTGTCGGAAAAGCTCGCGCTGAACGAACGTGAGCAGGCCGCTCTTCTGGCCCACCAAGCCCTCACCCTTGCGGATCAACTGCTCGACGAACCACGCGGTGCCCAGGCCGCCCTGCGTCTCGCAACCCTGGAATGGCGCCTCTCCCGGCATGACAGCGCCATGCAACACGCGAGCGACGCCCTCACGCGCTTCCGGCGGCTGGGAGACGCGGAGCACGAAGCGTGGAGCCTGCGTCTGCTGGGGAACATTCACGGCGTGCAAAGCCAGTACGTCCCGGCCACCGAGTACCTGCAAGCCGCCGCGGCGCTCAGCCGTGAGACGAACAACCGCGCCTGCCTGGCGTCGTGCCTGAACAACCTCGGCATCATCGCGGATGAACTCGGCGATTATGCGACGGCGCTCGAGCATTTGTTCGAAGCGTTGCAGATGTACGACGAGCACGACCGGGATGTTCCAATTACCCTGAACAACATCTCCTCCCAGTACCGTCAGCTCGGACAGTTCGACCGGGCGATGCACTTCCACCAGCAGACACTGGAGCTCGCCCGCTCAGGGCAGGAACACCCGCTGATCGCGACGTTCGTGCACAACATGGCCGAAACCCTCCGAAGACACCGACGAGGCGAGCAGGCCCAGCCACTCCTCCAGGAGGCGTTGATGCTCGCGCGGCAGGCCAGCGACCGGCAAACGGAAATGCTGGCCCTCGACAGCCTCGGCCTCATTCAGCAGGAACAAGGAGAGGAAGAACTCGCCCGCGGTGTGTTCGAGCAGGGCCTGAGCATCGCGTCAACCGTGAACCATCCCCTGGCAGAGGTGAAACTGCTGATGCATCACGCCGCCACCCTGGGGCCTGGAGGCGCGGTCGAGCAGCTGGAGCGCGCTCTGGCACTGGCGGTCCGCGCGGGACTCAAGGCGGAGGAACTGGAAGTGCATGACCTGCTGGTGAGCGCACACCATCAGCCGGGAAACCTGGCAGCCGCGTTTGATCACCTCAAGCGCGCCCGCACCTTGGAACGTGAACTGTTCAACGAAGAGCAGGACCGGCGAGTGCAGGCCTTGCACATCCAGTACGACCTGCGGAGTGCGCGTGAACTGGCGGAAGCGCAGCGGGTGCTGAACGAGCAACTGCTCCGCGCGAACGAGGAGCTCGACGCGTTCACGTCCACCGTCTCGCATGACCTGCGCGCGCCCCTGCGGCACATCATCAGTTTCAGTGCCGTGCTGCGCCGCGTGCTGGGTGAGGACCTGCCGGAACGGGCGCTCAAGCCGTTGGGCGTGATCGAGTCGTCCGCGGCGCGCATGAACGTGCTGACGGACGCGCTGTTGTCGTTTGCTCGCACGTCCCGCCAGCCGCTGCAAGTGCAGGACGTGAACCTGCATGTCCTGCTGGACGACGCCCGTGAGGATCTGCATCTGGGAGTCACGGCACAGCGCGTGCAGTGGCGCGTGGAGTCCCTGCCAGTTGTGCGGGGTGATCCGGTGCTGCTGCGCCAGGTGCTGGTGAACCTGCTCAGCAACGCGGTGAAGTACAGCGCTGAACGAGACACACCCGTTGTTTCCGTCACTGCTGAGGAAGCGCCGGGCGAGGTGGTGCTGACAGTGCAGGACAACGGGGTGGGGTTTGACCCCAGGCACGCGGACAAGCTGTTTGGGATGTTCTCGCGCCTGCACCAGGCAAGCACGTTTGAAGGGACCGGCATCGGCCTCGCGACGGCGAAGCGCATTGTGGAACGGCACGGCGGGCGTATCTGGGCAGAGAGCACTCCCGGGCACGGTGCAGTGTTCCACCTGTCGCTGCCGAAAGGGACACAAGCGTGA
- a CDS encoding multidrug effflux MFS transporter produces the protein MSLTTRTALPLSSALLTLILGALQALMPLSIDLYLPGLPTIARDLNVTSGAAQATLAVFMLGVALGQIVYGPVTDKYGRKPPLLLGLAVYVLSSVLCALAPSMTVLLAGRFLQALGASAAAVITATIVRDLWSGKALADRLSILMLIMGAAPILAPSLGGLLLTQIGWHGLFWLLAIFGVLITIIVTRLPETSSAQERAQTRLRDAATNYLSLLRNTPFLLYILTGACTAGMLFAYLTGSSFMYIDTLDVTPGVFAVLFGVNAAGLIIASQINRVLLRHFSLFAIARSAILAAVVLAGLLLAVVLSGAASVPTLTLLLFLLLATFGFIFPNIAALAFSNVKERMGSAAALQGTLQSTVGGLAGALVGVLAGSALLPVAGIITAFAVLATIFLLAAHRARPTA, from the coding sequence ATGAGCCTGACCACCCGCACGGCCCTCCCGCTCAGCTCTGCGCTGCTCACCCTGATCCTCGGCGCTCTGCAAGCCCTCATGCCCCTCAGCATCGACCTGTACCTTCCCGGGCTCCCCACCATTGCCCGTGATCTGAACGTCACCTCCGGCGCCGCCCAAGCCACCCTCGCGGTGTTCATGCTCGGCGTCGCCCTCGGTCAGATCGTCTACGGTCCCGTCACCGACAAGTACGGCCGTAAACCCCCGCTGCTCCTCGGATTGGCCGTCTACGTACTCAGTTCCGTCCTCTGTGCCCTCGCCCCCAGCATGACCGTCCTCCTCGCCGGGCGTTTCCTGCAAGCCCTCGGCGCGTCCGCCGCTGCTGTCATCACCGCCACCATCGTTCGCGATTTGTGGAGTGGCAAGGCCCTCGCTGACCGCCTGAGCATCTTGATGCTGATCATGGGCGCCGCCCCCATTCTCGCCCCCTCCCTCGGCGGCTTGCTGCTCACGCAGATCGGCTGGCACGGTCTGTTCTGGCTCCTGGCCATTTTCGGGGTGCTGATCACCATCATCGTCACCCGCCTGCCCGAAACGTCCTCCGCGCAGGAGCGCGCGCAGACCCGACTGCGGGACGCCGCCACAAACTACCTCAGCCTGCTGCGCAACACTCCGTTCCTGCTGTACATCCTCACGGGCGCCTGCACGGCCGGCATGCTCTTCGCGTACCTCACCGGGTCGTCGTTCATGTACATCGACACGCTTGACGTCACGCCCGGTGTATTCGCCGTGCTTTTCGGCGTGAACGCTGCCGGGCTCATCATCGCCTCGCAAATCAACCGCGTCCTGCTGCGCCACTTCAGCCTCTTTGCCATCGCGCGCAGCGCGATCCTTGCCGCCGTGGTGCTGGCCGGGCTGCTGCTTGCCGTCGTCCTCAGTGGAGCGGCGAGCGTTCCCACCCTCACGCTGCTGCTGTTCTTGTTGCTTGCCACATTCGGCTTCATCTTCCCCAACATCGCGGCCCTGGCCTTCAGCAACGTGAAAGAGCGCATGGGGAGCGCCGCCGCTCTGCAAGGCACCCTGCAGTCCACCGTCGGGGGACTCGCCGGCGCACTCGTCGGCGTGCTCGCCGGGAGCGCACTCCTGCCGGTCGCCGGCATCATCACGGCCTTCGCCGTCCTCGCCACCATTTTCCTGCTCGCCGCGCACCGGGCTCGCCCCACCGCATGA